In Diadema setosum chromosome 19, eeDiaSeto1, whole genome shotgun sequence, a genomic segment contains:
- the LOC140242935 gene encoding L-rhamnose-binding lectin CSL3-like gives MSGLTGISLLCFVAVTVAVCADGELQYEMVCEHRTISLSCPAGEQVYTMSASYGRRSNRLCTTGPIQTTNCHSGSSLSRVSSSCDRQSSCNVTASNSVFGDPCVGTFKYLEVVYVCTSWTQRRVCEHSTLSLSCPSGQTIIIGDALYGRTTGASVCPHSSIRTENCRAASSLSRVKSSCEGRNSCSVAATNGVFGDPCVGTYKYLEVQYDCE, from the exons ATGTCCGGTTTGACAGGGATTTCTCTGCTCTGCTTTGTGGCAGTCACCGTCGCTGTGTGTGCCGACGGAGAACTGCAAT ATGAAATGGTGTGCGAGCATCGCACTATATCTCTCAGTTGCCCCGCTGGGGAACAGGTTTACACCATGAGTGCAAGTTACGGTCGTCGTAGCAACCGCTTGTGTACAACTGGACCGATACAAACCACCAACTGCCACAGCGGGAGTTCCCTGTCTAGGGTCTCGAGTTCCTGCGATCGGCAGTCATCGTGCAACGTTACTGCATCCAACTCGGTCTTCGGTGACCCCTGCGTTGGTACCTTCAAGTATTTGGAGGTCGTGTACGTCTGCACCTCATGGACGCAGAGGCGTGTGTGCGAGCATTCCACTCTCAGCCTTTCCTGCCCCTCTGGACAGACGATCATCATCGGAGACGCCCTCTACGGCAGGACTACAGGAGCAAGCGTCTGTCCTCACTCAAGCATCCGAACGGAAAACTGCAGAGCAGCCTCATCATTGTCTCGCGTGAAGAGCAGCTGCGAAGGGCGAAACtcctgctcagtggctgccacAAACGGCGTGTTTGGCGACCCGTGCGTAGGTACTTACAAGTACCTGGAAGTGCAGTACGACTGTGAGTGA